A stretch of Colletotrichum lupini chromosome 2, complete sequence DNA encodes these proteins:
- a CDS encoding Sas10 domain-containing protein: MAKKRKASGQNERTGPKDFDPADARLGPITSYEDVADSEDEYFLNRDKIMFDEGPKSKRRRKADEEDKFLEHSDEEILDLDDGDDSEQETKKPSRKSKKGKAAAAEEEVEEEGEGAENENDPNWWGSSKKEYYNADQIETEADALEEEAEAKRLQQKKLAKMSEEDFLFDEGEWLAAAEEDEEDQDVVTEVLKDVEITDDMGPEQRTKILQSRYPEFEHLVNEFQTLQPQLAILQKDAHGKSSQSLEAVKYWILGCYVAALASYFAILTSPARDGSTAQKTLDPAELRDHDVMETLLECRDAWQQVKNAAPVRPDDSMEVSSADEDISAAPAGDADEDAFAAAREGIRRQRRLEKAAKSKNKQAQKKAAAVEESLADLDDLLKQSKKSSKKTKKAAKATEEGDNSDFGEEEVLDARTAADKAARKKSLRFYTSQIVQKANKRADAGAAAGGDADIPYRERLRDRQARLNREAESRGQKFGADLGDGDSDDDNEGKTAAALREEGDDEYYDMVAASSKKKKADKAAYSAALAAASKADRIVEQEIVGEDGKRKITYAIEKNKGLTPKRKKENRNPRVKKRMKYEEKQKKLRSMKAVYKGGEPKGGYGGEMSGITTGIVRARKL, from the coding sequence ATGGCGAAGAAGAGAAAGGCCTCTGGCCAAAACGAGCGCACTGGCCCCAAGGACTTCGACCCCGCCGATGCCCGTCTGGGCCCCATCACCAGCTACGAAGATGTCGCCGATTCAGAAGACGAGTACTTCCTGAACCGCGACAAGATCATGTTCGACGAGGGCCCTAAATCCAAGAGGAGAAGGAAGGCCGACGAGGAGGACAAGTTCCTGGAACACTCGGACGAAGAAATCCTGGACCtcgacgacggcgacgatTCCGAACAAGAGACCAAGAAGCCCTCCCGGAAGTCCAAGAAGGGTAAGGCTGCTGCGGCCGAGGAGGAGGTTGAGGAAGAGGGCGAAGGGGCAGAGAATGAGAACGACCCGAATTGGTGGGGTTCCTCAAAGAAGGAATACTACAATGCCGACCAAATCGAGACCGAGGCCGATGCGCTCGAGGAAGAGGCCGAGGCCAAGCGCCTCCAGCAGAAGAAGCTGGCTAAGATGTCCGAGGAGGATTTTCTGTTCGACGAGGGCGAATGGCTGGCAGCCGCCGAGGAGGACGAAGAGGACCAGGACGTTGTCACAGAGGTTCTCAAGGACGTCGAGATCACGGACGACATGGGTCCCGAGCAGCGCACAAAGATCCTCCAGAGCAGATACCCCGAGTTCGAGCACTTGGTGAACGAGTTCCAGACCCTGCAACCGCAACTGGCCATCCTGCAGAAAGACGCCCACGGCAAGTCGAGCCAATCGCTCGAGGCCGTAAAGTACTGGATCCTCGGCTGCTACGTCGCCGCACTGGCAAGCTACTTTGCCATCCTCACATCCCCGGCACGCGACGGTTCAACAGCCCAAAAGACGCTCGACCCCGCCGAACTCCGCGATCACGACGTCATGGAGACGCTGCTGGAGTGCCGCGACGCGTGGCAGCAGGTCAAGAACGCTGCGCCAGTACGGCCCGACGACTCGATGGAGGTATCCTCCGCCGATGAGGACATCAGCGCCGCCCCCGCCGGCGATGCAGACGAAGATGCCTTCGCCGCGGCGAGAGAGGGGATCAGGAGACAGCGGAGACTCGAGAAGGCAGCCAAGTCCAAGAACAAGCAGGCGCAGAAGaaggccgccgccgtcgaggAATCGCTCGCCGACCTCGACGACCTACTCAAGCAGTCCAAGAAGAGCAGCAAGAAGACCAAGAAGGCTGCCAAGGCTACGGAGGAGGGCGACAACTCCGACTTTGGCGAGGAGGAGGTCCTCGACGCCCGGACGGCCGCGGACAAGGCCGCCCGCAAGAAGAGTCTGCGCTTCTACACCTCGCAAATCGTCCAAAAGGCCAACAAGCGCGCCGACGCCGGCGCCGCGGCCGGTGGCGACGCGGATATCCCCTACCGCGAGCGTCTCCGCGACCGCCAGGCCCGCCTCAACCGCGAAGCCGAATCCCGCGGTCAGAAATTCGGTGCCGACCTCGGCGACGGCGAcagcgacgacgacaacgagggcaagacggcggcggcgctgcGCGAGGAAGGGGACGACGAGTACTACGACATGGTGGCCGCCTCttccaagaagaagaaggcggaCAAGGCGGCGTACAGTGCGGCGCTGGCGGCGGCCAGCAAGGCGGACCGCATCGTGGAGCAGGAGATTGTCGGCGAGGACGGCAAGCGCAAGATCACGTACGCGATCGAGAAGAACAAGGGCCTGACGCCGAAGCGCAAGAAGGAGAACCGCAACCCGCGCGTCAAGAAGAGGATGAAGTACGAGGAGAAGCAGAAGAAGCTGAGGAGCATGAAGGCCGTGTACAAGGGAGGCGAGCCCAAGGGCGGCTACGGTGGTGAGATGTCGGGTATCACGACGGGCATTGTCAGGGCGAGGAAATTGTAG